TCTCACGACGGTACTGTGAAAGTAAAATCTGGGGATATGATCATGAAAGGAAACCAATTGGTTGGAGGTTCTTTCGTATTGGATATGACTTCGATCAACGCAACAGACCTTTCTGGTGAGTATCAGGGTAAATTAAACGGTCACCTTAAAAACGGTGATTTCTTTGAAGTAGAAAAATTCCCGACAGCGGCTTTTAAAATTACCGGTGTAAAGAAAAATGACGATAAAGTATACAACAGCATCGTAACAGGAGATTTAACAGTAAAAGGAAAAACAAACGCTATTTCTTTCCCTGCGAAAATTTCATACAGCAAAGGAGTAGTAAGTCTGGTATCTAATAAATTCTCTTTCGACAGACAGAAATTTGATGTGGCTTATAAGTCTACCATGCAGGATGTTTTTGTGAAAGATGATATCGATATGCTTGTAAAAGTAACCGCTAAATAATTTAAACAAAAAAAGATTGTTAAAAGTGTAGAAGTTCTACACTTTTTTTTATTTTTGTTGAATTGTAAATAAAAAAGAATGAAAAGATTACTATTGTTTGCTTTGATGTGCGTAAGCATGTCATTTGTTTTTGCTCAAAAGAAGGGGGATAAGATCGTAAAAGTGACTTCATCGGAAATCAGATGGTGGGGATATAAGGTTGTAAAAACTCAGGCATCATCGCACTCAGGAACAGTAAAGCTGAAAAGCGGGAAGTTTAATTTTGATAAAACTGTTCTTATCGATGGTGAGTTTATTATAGATATGAAAAGTATTATGGCCGGAGATGTGTCGGACGAAGATCAGGTAAAGCTTACCGATGATCTGAAAAGTACCAATTTTTTTGAAGTTAAAAAGTTTCCTACGGCTAAATTTCACTTAACTAAAATTATCCCTTTAGCCAATAGTGAGTATAATTCTACCATTTATGGTGATATTACAATCAAAGGCGTGAGAAAAACGATTTCTTTCCCTGCGAATGCCTATATTACTCAGTTTACAGTGATTATTGAATCTGCTAAGTTCTCATTAAACAGAAGAGACTTTAAAGTATTTTATCAATCTTCATTAAAGGATTATTTCATTAAAAACGAAATGGATTTTCAATTTAAAATTTCAACAGAAAAACTGGATAATGAAAACAGAATTCCTGTAAAAAAGAAATAAGATCAATATTGTTATCAATAACGGAGCGGCTTTTAAGTCGCTCTTTTTTTTGTGCAGTTGTAAACTATTTCCATGATGGTAAAACCTGAGTGTATTCATTGATAATAACCAAAAAGAGATGCGAGTCTATTTTGATGATTTTTACTATTTTAGTTCTATGAAAATTTATGTTGTAAGCGGTCTCGGTGCAGATTTTAAAGTGCTGGAAAAAATAAAATTCCCGGCGCAGTATGAAATTGTTTTTATAGACTGGCTCATTCCACAGATGAACGAACCTTTCAGTCATTATATCCAGAGAATGGCTGAAAAAATAGATGTTTCAGAGCCTTTCAGCCTCTTGGGATATTCTTTTGGAGGTATTGTGGTTCAGGAAATTAATAAGATAAAACCGGCACAAAAAGTAGTAATTCTTGGAAGCATAAAATCCGACAAAGAAAAATCGAAATTCATTAAACTGGGCGAATACACAAAAATTCCGAGGGTTTTGCCTGTTGGTCTTTTCAACGATAAGGCTGCTAATATGTATTCTGTGGTGAGAAAACTGTTTGATCCTAAAAATCCTAAGATCCTACAATATTTTAGAGTCAGAGATCCCTATTATTTAAAATGGTCTGTCGAAAAAGTATCAGAATGGAAATTTGAAGAAACCCCTGAGGTGATTCAGATTTTGGGAGATCGGGATATTGTTTTTCCGATAAAATATTCAAAACCTAATTTCATCATAAAAGGAGGTACCCACCTTTTTCCGGCAACAAAACCTCATGAGGTGTCCAAAATTTTAGGGGATATTTTGAAATAAATATATTTTTAAATTAATTTTAATTAAAATTTAGGGGGTTTTAAAAATATTTTATTGTTTTTATGAAATTAATGCTTACTTTTGAGGGGGTAAACAGAAAAATTTTATGAAAGTAGGTTTGAAATGGATCGTTTCATTTAGTATGATTAGTTTGGTGGCAATAGGAGGACTGTTTTGGAGTCCGATTGCTGATTTTCCAAATACCGGAGAATTTCTTAGTGAAGATAAGATCGTGGGTTCAGATGTCGCCTGGATTTTGGCGGCAGCAGGACTCGTTTTACTCATGACCCCGGGCTTGTCTTTTTTCTATGGCGGTATGGTGGGTAAAAAGAATGTAATTTCAACAATGCTTCAGAGTTTTATCGCATTAGGGGTGATTTCAATTTTATGGGTGGTCATTGGTTTTTCTCTGTCTTTTGGTGATTCTATAGGATTTACTTTAAATGGTGAACATTACGGAATTATAGGAAATCCTTTAAGCTATCCGTTTTTCAGCAGAGTAGGTGTTTTACCTCATAAGCAGATGGCTTCCACAATTCCTTTCGTGCTTTTTGCTTTATTTCAGATGAAATTTGCGGTCATTACACCGGCTTTGATTACCGGTTCTTTTGCGGAAAGGGTTCGTTTTGTGTCCTATCTTCTATTCATGGTGCTGTTTAGTCTTTTGATCTATACGCCGCTATGCCACATGGTTTGGCATCCGGAAGGGCTTTTAAATAAATTTTTCGGAGTTAAAGATTTTGCCGGAGGAACAGTGGTTCATATGAGTGCGGGATTTGCAGCCTTGGCAGGTGCTCTCGTAGTCGGGAATAGAAAGAATCCTCATCATGAGCCTTCCAATATTTCTTACGTGATGTTGGGAACGGGAATGCTTTGGTTTGGTTGGTTTGGTTTCAATGCTGGTTCGGCTTTAAGCGCTAATGCAACAGCAGCCATGGCTTTCGGGACAACAACTATCGCCTCAGGTTCTGCGATGATGACCTGGATCTTTTTTGACAGAATTAATAAACGTAAAGTTTCTGCTTTGGGAGCTTGCATCGGTGCGGTAGTTGGTTTAGTTGCCATTACACCGGGATGCGGATTTGTTTCTATTCCTGAAAGTATTTTTATCGGATTTATTTCTGCAATTGTATCCAATATAATGGTTAATTGGAAAGCATTAAAGAAAATTGATGATACATTGGATGTTTTTGCCTGCCACGGCGTTGGCGGAATTATGGGAATGATCCTGACTGCTATTTTTGCTCATGGAGAAAATGCAAGTTTGCTTCACGGTGGTTGGGAAGTGTTTGCGCATCACATGATGGCATTGGTACTTGTTTCTCTATTTGCATTTTTTGGTTCATTCATTTTATATAAAATTACAAATAGTATCATCACATTAAGGGTTTCTGAAGAATCAGAGAAAATGGGATTGGATATGTCTCAGCATGAAGAAAGTCTTTGTTAAAAAGAATTGCGAGTTTTAAGCTAGACTTAATTAAATTCACAACTCACATAAAAATAGTTTATCTACAGTGTTCATATAGTTTTAATTTGAAGCCAAAGATTGTCACGATCTTTGGCTTTTTTGTTTTAAATTATTTTGGTCTAATTATAAATTGGCGGTACTTTTTAGCAAAGTTTTCCTCCCGTACAGATTACAATTTTTTTATCCGATTAAACCTTTATCTTTGTTTTTTTGTGGAAATGAAAATCAATTATGGAATCAATATCGGTTTTTGAGATTATAAAAGTGGGAATAGGCCCGTCTAGTTCGCATACAATGGGACCTTGGAATGCAGCATCTGCATTTATCAGAATTATTAAAAGAGAGAGATCAATAGATGAGGTGAAGGAAGTTTTTCTGGAATTCTTCGGTTCACTTGCCAAAACGGGGATTGGTCATGGAACCGATATTGCCGGAATGCTTGGGTTGAATGGGGAAGACTTTAAGACCATTGATACGACAAAAATTGATGACAAAATAGAACATATTAAAAGTTCTCAGATTCTTAATTTAGGGGGTGAAAAAGAAATTCCATTTATTTACGGGCATCATTTGGTATTGAATATGTCCCGGTCTTTAGATTATCATCCAAACGGAATGATCTTCAAAGCGATTTTTGAAGACGGAACCGAACTTGTTCAGGATTTTTACTCTGTAGGGGGTGGTTTTATTATGAGTCAGGAGAAAAACTCTATAGAAAAGCAGTGTGTTCGTACGATATATCCTTGTCATAAATCTTCGGATATTGTAAAATATTGCCAGAAACTTGGGTTTGATAAAATGTCGGATTTAATTTTAATTAATGAAGAAAGCTGGCGATCTCAGGAGGAGACAAGAGCAGAAGCACTTTACATTTGGCAGCAGATTAAAGAATGTATTTACAAAGGCGTAAACAAAGAAGGTATTCTTCCGGGCGGCTTGAACGTTACGAGAAGAGCAGCCGGAATCAACAGGAAATTATTAGGAGACAAGATCTATAAAAATAAAGATGAATGGTTTCAACAGGTAGTTGATGCTGAAGAAAATTTTACCAATATCAATAAATGGATTGCCTGTTTTGCATTGGCTGTAAATGAAGAAAATGCAAGCTTTGGAAGAATTATCACGGCTCCGACTAACGGTGCGAGTGGTGTAATTCCTGCGGTATTAATGTATTCTCAGGCTTTTACAGATTGCATCAGTGATGATGATATTGTAAGATTCTTACTGGTAGCCGGAGAAATCGGAACCTTATTTAAGAAAAATGCAACTATTTCCGCAGCAATGGGCGGTTGTCAGGCAGAAGTTGGGGTTTCCTCAGCAATGGCGGCGGCTGGTTTAACGGAGATTCTTGGTGGAAGCGTTGGTCAGGTTTTGATGGCGGCAGAAATTGCGATGGAACATCATTTAGGGCTAACTTGTGATCCTATTAAAGGTTTAGTTCAGATTCCTTGTATTGAAAGAAATACGATGGGAGCGATAAAAGCGATTACGGCAGCAAATATCGCCTTGGAAAGTGATCCCGCAAAAGCAAAAGTAACTTTAGATGAAGTGATCCAGACGATGTGGGAAACGGCACTTTCGATGAGCGACCGATTTAAGGAAACCTCAGAAGGCGGTCTCGCAATTGCAGTGAATGTGCCTGAATGTTAATATTGTAGATTTATTATACATGAAAAAATCCTTAGAAATTTCTAAGGATTTTGTTTTATCTATTTTTACTGAACTGAAATAAACTACCCTTTTGATAAAGTTCAAATTCTTGTTTTTCAGGATTGAAGATTATTTTTAATCCGGCAGTATTAAACGTAAAAATATGGTCTTTTACATATTCCAGTGGAAATTCCGGTTGTCCGGTTCCTTGGGCAAAAAGAATCCCGTCTTTTATAAATATTTTTAAGCCTAAAGGAATACTTTTAGAACTATATTCACCTGTATACTTTTGTAAATCTGCTTCTGAAAGTGCTGTTTCGTTGAATTTAGGGTATTCAAAATCTTTATTGTAAAGAATATTAGTAATATAAGTGATGAAATTTTTGCTGC
The sequence above is a segment of the Chryseobacterium sp. MYb264 genome. Coding sequences within it:
- a CDS encoding YceI family protein, which codes for MKKILLLAVLAGGLAFGQSKKVVASDVHWWGYKVAKSEASSHDGTVKVKSGDMIMKGNQLVGGSFVLDMTSINATDLSGEYQGKLNGHLKNGDFFEVEKFPTAAFKITGVKKNDDKVYNSIVTGDLTVKGKTNAISFPAKISYSKGVVSLVSNKFSFDRQKFDVAYKSTMQDVFVKDDIDMLVKVTAK
- a CDS encoding YceI family protein yields the protein MKRLLLFALMCVSMSFVFAQKKGDKIVKVTSSEIRWWGYKVVKTQASSHSGTVKLKSGKFNFDKTVLIDGEFIIDMKSIMAGDVSDEDQVKLTDDLKSTNFFEVKKFPTAKFHLTKIIPLANSEYNSTIYGDITIKGVRKTISFPANAYITQFTVIIESAKFSLNRRDFKVFYQSSLKDYFIKNEMDFQFKISTEKLDNENRIPVKKK
- a CDS encoding alpha/beta hydrolase encodes the protein MKIYVVSGLGADFKVLEKIKFPAQYEIVFIDWLIPQMNEPFSHYIQRMAEKIDVSEPFSLLGYSFGGIVVQEINKIKPAQKVVILGSIKSDKEKSKFIKLGEYTKIPRVLPVGLFNDKAANMYSVVRKLFDPKNPKILQYFRVRDPYYLKWSVEKVSEWKFEETPEVIQILGDRDIVFPIKYSKPNFIIKGGTHLFPATKPHEVSKILGDILK
- a CDS encoding ammonium transporter, translating into MKVGLKWIVSFSMISLVAIGGLFWSPIADFPNTGEFLSEDKIVGSDVAWILAAAGLVLLMTPGLSFFYGGMVGKKNVISTMLQSFIALGVISILWVVIGFSLSFGDSIGFTLNGEHYGIIGNPLSYPFFSRVGVLPHKQMASTIPFVLFALFQMKFAVITPALITGSFAERVRFVSYLLFMVLFSLLIYTPLCHMVWHPEGLLNKFFGVKDFAGGTVVHMSAGFAALAGALVVGNRKNPHHEPSNISYVMLGTGMLWFGWFGFNAGSALSANATAAMAFGTTTIASGSAMMTWIFFDRINKRKVSALGACIGAVVGLVAITPGCGFVSIPESIFIGFISAIVSNIMVNWKALKKIDDTLDVFACHGVGGIMGMILTAIFAHGENASLLHGGWEVFAHHMMALVLVSLFAFFGSFILYKITNSIITLRVSEESEKMGLDMSQHEESLC
- a CDS encoding L-serine ammonia-lyase — its product is MESISVFEIIKVGIGPSSSHTMGPWNAASAFIRIIKRERSIDEVKEVFLEFFGSLAKTGIGHGTDIAGMLGLNGEDFKTIDTTKIDDKIEHIKSSQILNLGGEKEIPFIYGHHLVLNMSRSLDYHPNGMIFKAIFEDGTELVQDFYSVGGGFIMSQEKNSIEKQCVRTIYPCHKSSDIVKYCQKLGFDKMSDLILINEESWRSQEETRAEALYIWQQIKECIYKGVNKEGILPGGLNVTRRAAGINRKLLGDKIYKNKDEWFQQVVDAEENFTNINKWIACFALAVNEENASFGRIITAPTNGASGVIPAVLMYSQAFTDCISDDDIVRFLLVAGEIGTLFKKNATISAAMGGCQAEVGVSSAMAAAGLTEILGGSVGQVLMAAEIAMEHHLGLTCDPIKGLVQIPCIERNTMGAIKAITAANIALESDPAKAKVTLDEVIQTMWETALSMSDRFKETSEGGLAIAVNVPEC